From Microbacterium sp. LWH7-1.2:
TCCAACCGCTCCGAGTGGATCAACGTCGCGACGATCGCTCAGACCTCCGACCTTCTCTGGGGTGACCATCGCGAGATCTATTCAGCCATCTCCCGGGGCGAGGCGCCGCTCGCTGAGGCATTGATGGCCGCGCACGTGCGGCGAGCCACTTCGATCGACCTGCGAACAGACCGGGCCGTTCGCGCGGAATCGCGGACGTAGCGACTAACCGCCGGTCAGTACTCGAAGGGTCGGCCTCCGGACCATCCGAACCATCGCTCGATCTCTACATGAACTGTCACGAGGGGGTTCTCCCTGGCGGGGTAATCCTTGCCGAGGAAGTGCCTCGAAAGTCGATCGATGTCGGCCAGTCCCTCGTCGGGCTTGATCGACACCACGTGCCCCTGGATAGACAGGTGCGTCCCGAAGTCATCCGGGGCGAGCACGGTCAGCGATACATAGCCGTTGTTCTGGAGGTGCTTCAGGCGCGCGCGGTCGGCGTTCATGCAGAGCATGAGCAGACCGTCATCCTCGATCAGATACCACGTCGCCACCGATACAGGACGCCCCTTTGCCGTGACCGTCGCCATGACGGCGGGATTCGGCTTGCGCAGGAACGCGAGTGCCGCATCGGGCAATGCTGTCTGAGTCAATGGTCCATCCTTCCAATCGCGGGCAATATGGCGGAACCGGGCGTCGGACTTCCGTCGGGAACCATCTAGGCGAACACCTCGGGGTGGCGTGAGAGTTCCAACCGGCTCCGGCGAATGTGGCGCGAGAGGACCTGCTCCGCCTCGTCGGCATCGCCCAGCCGGATCGCGTTCACGATGAGGTGATGATCGAAATGGACGCTGCGGTCGTTCTCGATGTAGAACAATCGCGTGGCCGCGCGCCGATAGTGCTGGGTTCGATTCCAGAGGTTGAGCACGGTGGCGCCGAGGACACTCGTTTCCACTGCCTGGAGGCAGGAGAGGTGAAACTCGCGGTCGAGTCGGAGGAACCGCTCCACGTCGGTCGAGCTCTCCATGGAGTCGGCGAGCAGGTCGAGGTCATCGGCCTCGTCGGAGGATATCCGTGGGACGTTCAGGCGCAGCAGCAGAGGCTCCAGACGCTCACGCATCTGGTACATCTCGTGACACTCCGCCATGCTGATCTTCGAAACCCAGGCGCCGGTGTTCGCCACCAGGTTGACAAGACCTTCCGCCTCGAGGATGCGCAGCGCATCCCGCACCGGGAGCCGGCTCGCCCCGTGAAGACCCGCGAGTTCGTCCTGGCGAATCCGCTCTCCGGGTGCGTACGTTCCGGCGAGGATCTCGTCTCGAAGGCTCGCGGCGATCGCGGCGCCGGTAGCTCCGTGGGTTGCGGTGTTCATCGATCGAGCTCGTCTCATCGCTCCGGGTGGGCTGGGTGCCACAGCAGGCGGGGAGCGTCGTTCTCATACGCCTTCCCTTGGGGGAAGCTTACGAGTTCGAACTGCAGACCCCATGGGCTGCGGAAGTAGATCCAGCGCTGGCCTTCGGCCGACTGCTTGCTCGCTGTGGGCTCGCCCATGACCTCCACGTCGTTGTCGCGAAGGTACTGAACCGCCTCATCGAGGTCGTCGACGTAGAAGGCGATGTGGTATCCGCCGATGTCGCTGTTGCGCGGCTGCGTGCGCTGCCGATCGGCGGACTGGTAGAGGAAGACCTCGAAGTTCGCTCCGTTGCCCAGTCGGTAGAAGCGGATCTCGCTGATCACCGTGCGCGGATGGACTCCTAGGTGGGAGTGCATCCAGTCGTCGTCGTCCGAGCGCTTGGCGCCGAGGCGATAGACCTCCTCGCAGCCGAGGATGTCGACCAGAAACGTATGCGCATCATCCAGGTTCGGGACAGTGAACCCGATGTGGTCGGTGCCGCGAATTCCCGGGATGCCTCGTTGCGCGCTCATTCGACCTCCGTGTCGGTGCCTGGTTCGTTTGATTGTATCCGATGTATGTCAGTATCGGCGATATCCAGCCCAAAAGCCACACTCTAGACTTGAATTGGATAAAATCATGGTCTACGGTGTGCTGAGACCGGAGATCGCCGGCCGTTTTAGGGAGTTGAGGCGAGGATGCCGAAGAAGAAGCGCCTTCAGACAGGGGTGGACTGGTTCGAGCTGTCCACCACGAAGGCGGACTGGGATGCCGCCGACCCGGCACTGCTGGGCACGATGCTCGCGCAGATGCATCTCATCCGCGCATTCGAAGAGACCGTGCTGGAGCTGGCAGGCGAGGGACTGGTCCACGGGCCGGCGCACTCGAGCATCGGTCAAGAGGGCGGCGCGGTCGGCTCGATCGTCGGGCTCCGGTCCACAGACGGCGTGAATGGGTCTCACCGCGGGCATCATCAGTTCCTGGCGAAGGCGCTGACGCACGTCTCGGGCGGAACCATCGACCCGAACGCTCCCATCGACTCGGCGACCCAGGAGGTGCTTCAGCGCACCCTCGCAGAGATCCTCGGCCTCGCCCAGGGATACTGCCGCGGCCGAGGCGGGTCGATGCACCTGCAGTGGTTCGAGGCCGGTGCGCTCGGCACCAACGCCATCGTCGGCGGCGGGGCGCCCCTGGCAGCGGGCAATGCATGGGCGCAGAAGCACAGCGGCACCACCGACCTCACCATCAACTATCTCGGTGACGGCGCAGCCCAGATCGGCTCCGTCCTCGAGTCGATGAACCTCGCGGCCGCGTGGAAGCTCCCGGTCTCGTACTTCATCGAGAACAACCTCTACGCGGTGTCGACCCGCGCCGACGAGATCACCGCGGACCCTCGGTTCTCCGTGCGCGGCCAGGGTTTCGGCATCCCGTCCTGGCGAGTCGACGGCATGGACCCGCTCGCCGTCTACCTCGCCACGCAGGAAGCCGCGGACCGGATGCGCTCGGGTGAGGGCCCGACCGTCATCGAGGCCGAGGTCTATCGGTTCTTCCACCAGAACGGGCCCTACCCGGGCAGCGCCTTCGGCTACCGCAGCAAGGACGAAGAGGCGGCGTGGCGGGCACGTGACCCGCTCGAGCTGGTCGCCGCCCGCATGGGGGAGCGCGGGCTGATCGATGACGCGAGCATCGCCGAGCTGCGCGCACGTGTGCAGCGCGCCATGACCGACGCGGTCGCGCAGCTGCTCGAAGCCGATCCGGACAACCCGGGCAAGCGTCGGATCAAGCCCGACCTGTGGCCGGAGACCAGTTTCGTGAACGTCGGCGTTCGCGGCGACGGCAGCGAGCTGGAGGGGCTCCCGCTCCTGGGCGAGGGCGGTGAGACCCGCGCGCTCAAGTTCGTCGACGCTGTGGCGCAGGTGATGGATCGGCGGATGGAGCTCGACGAGCGGATCGTCGTAATGGGCGAGGATGTGCACCGGCTCAACGGCGGAACGAACGGTGCGACGAAGGGCCTGTTCAAGCGCTACGGGGCAGACCGCATCCTCGGTACGCCCATCAGCGAGAACGCGTTCACGGGACTCGCTGGCGGCCTCGCCCTCGACGGACGCTTCCGCCCTGTGGTGGAGTTCATGTACCCCGACTTCATGTGGGTCGCCGCCGATCAGGTCTTCAACCAGATCGGCAAGGCCCGGCACATGTTCGGCGGTGACAACCCGGTGCCGCTGGTCCTGCGCACCAAGGTGGCGATGGGATCGGGATACGGCTCCCAGCACCTGATGGATCCAGCCGGCATATTCGCGACGAACCCCGGATGGCGGATCGTCGCAGCTTCCAATGCCACCGACTACGTCGGCCTCATGAATGCCGCCCTGGCGCTCGAAGACCCTGTTCTGGTCATCGAGCACGTCGATCTGTACGGCCAAGCCGACCAGGTGCCCGCCGGCGACCTCGATTTCATCATTCCGCCGGGTAATGCGGCAGTGGTGCGGAGCGGGGCGGACCTCACCGTCATCAGCTATCTGTCGATGGTCGGGCATGCGCTCGAGGCGATCGAGCAGACCAGGATCGACGCAGATCTGATCGATCTGCGCTGGCTGGACCGCGCATCGATCGACTGGGACACGATCGGCGAGAGCATCAAGAAGACCAATGCCGTCCTCATCGTCGAGCAGGGCGCGCAGGGCACATCGTACGGCGCCTGGCTGGCCGACGAGATTCAGCGTCGCTACTTCGACTGGCTCGACCAGCCGGTGGCACGCGTCACTGGGCAGGAGGCGTCCCCGAGCATCTCCCGGGTGCTCGAGCGCGCAGCGATCGCCCGCACAGAAGAAGTGGTGGCCGGCCTGGAGGCCGTGCGCGCCGGATTCGGGGGCTGATCATGGCCGATGTCATTCGCATGCCGGAGGTTCTCGCGGGGGCGACCGAAGCCGCCATCCAGACCTGGCTCGTGGCGGAGGGCTCCTCGGTGGCCCTCAATCAGGGTCTCGCCGAGATCGAGACCGACAAGGCGATCGTCGAGCTCACGGCCGAAGCCGCGGGCACGATCGGCCGGCTCCTGGTCGGCGAAGGCGCCAACGTCTCGGTCGGCGAACCGATCCTGGTGCTCCTCGCCGACGGCGAGGGCCAGGACGCGATCGGACCGGCACTGGCCGCCGCCGGGGTGCAAGCGGGTGACAGCGCCCCGGCGGCACCTTCTCCGGCGCCGGCCGAAGCGACCGCACCGGCCGAAGCGACCGCAGTGGCCGAAGCGACCGCAGCGGAGCCGGCGACCGTCGTCACGGACGAGCCCGGCCCGGTCGAAGTCGAGGCGGAGGAGAGCCCCTCGCGACGCCTGTTCGCGAGCCCGCTCGTGCGCAGGCTTGCAGCCGACGCCGGCGTCGCGTTGAGCGACATCCGTGGCTCCGGCCCGCAGGGACGCATCGTCCGCCGCGATCTCGAGCGTCATCTCGCACAGCGCGAGGCAGCTGAGCCGGCACGTCCGCAGACTGCGGCGACGCCTGCGCCCGCTCCCGCGCCTCCGCCGAGCGAGACGGCGCCCGCACCGGCGGCATCGACACCGGCGGCATCGACATCGACGATCTTCGAGGATGTTCCGCTCGATCGCATGCGGAAGGCGATCGCCCGCCGGCTCACCGAGAGCAAGTCCACCGTTCCGCACTTCTATCTTGTCGCCGACTGCCGCGTGGACGGGCTGCTCGAACTTCGGCGAACGGTGAACGAGAACGCGGCGCGGAAGATCTCGGTCAACGACTTCGTGCTGAAGGCCGTCGCCGGTGCGCTGGTAGACGTACCGGCTGCCAACGCGATCTGGAACGGCGACAGCATCCGCCGATTCTCCTCGGTGGACATCTCTGTGGCCGTGGCCACCGAGGGCGGCCTGACGACGCCGGTGCTGCGCGAGGTCGAACGACTCTCACTCGGTGAGATCAGTGCGACGGTGGCGGAGATGGCGGGCCGGGCACGCGAAGGCAGGCTCAAGCAGCACGAGCTGGAAGGCGGAAGCTTCTCGGTCTCGAACCTCGGCATGTACGGCACGAGTCAGTTCTCAGCGATCCTCAACCCGCCGCAGTCGGGCATCCTCGCCGTCGGCGCCGCCCGCCCGATGCCCGTCGTCGGCGCCGACGGGGAGCTCACCGTGGGCCAGATGATGACCGTCACGCTCTCCGCGGATCACCGGGTGCTGGATGGTGCTGTCGCCGCCGAGTGGCTGGCGGCGTTCCAGCGCCGGATCGAGAACCCCCTGACCATCCTCATTTGAACCACTGAAGCGCATACCCGAAGAGGACACCATGGCAACCATTCGCAGTATCGACCCGTCTACGGGCGCTGAGCTCGCCGTCTTCGACGAGGACTCCGAGGAGTTCGTCGAGGCACGGCTCGCCGCCGCCGCGGCCGCCGTTCCCCAGCTCGCCGCATTGGGGTGGGATGGCCGCGCACGTCTGATGCGTGCCGCCGCCGATCTCATCGAGTCCGAGATCGAAGAGCTGGCGGGTGTGATCACCGCCGAGATGGGCAAGCCGATCGAGCAGTCTCGCGCGGAGGTCGCCAAGTCCGCCTACACGATGCGCTTTTACGCCGAGAACGCCGAGGAGTTCCTCAGCGGGCGCGAGCTCGATGACCCGGCGAAGGTCTCGGCATCGGCGGCGCGCACGCGATTCGAGCCGTTCGGCGTCGTTCTCGCCGTCATGCCGTGGAACTACCCGATCTGGCAGGTGGTCCGCTTCGCGGCGCCCGCGCTGATGGCGGGCAACGCCGGTGTGCTCAAGCACGCTTCCAACGTTCCGCAGTCGGCGGTGTACATCGGCGAGCTGTTCGCACGAGCCGGGTTCCCTCAGGGGGCCTTCTCGACGCTGCTGATCGGGTCGCGCCGTGTCGAGGCAGTGATCCGTGATCCCCGCGTCGCCGCAGTGACGCTGACCGGTTCCGAAGGCGCCGGCCGCGCGATCGGCGCGACCGCGGGCGATGTGCTGAAGAAGGCCGTCCTCGAGCTCGGAGGCTCGGATCCGTTCATCGTGATGCCGTCGGCGAAGCTCGACGATGCCGTGGCCACGGCTGTCAAGGCGCGCACGAGCAACAACGGCCAGGCCTGCATCAACGCCAAGCGGTTCATCGTGCACGAAGACATCTACGACGATTTCGCCCGCCTTTTCGCCGAGCGGATGGCTGCGCTGGTGGTGGGGAACCCGGCCGATCCGGCCACCCAGATCGGCCCCCTTGCGACCGAGTCCGGTCGTGAGGACATCGAGGTCCTCGTCGAGGATGCCCGCGACAAGGGCGCATCTATCCTGACGGGCGGACGACGTGGCGATCGGGAGGCGGGCTGGTTCTATGAGCCCACGGTGATCGCTGACATCACGCCGGAGATGCGCCTCTATCAGGAGGAGGCCTTCGGTCCGGTCGCGTCGCTCTACAAGGTTTCGTCGCTCGACGATGCGCTGCAGGTCGCGAACAACAGTCCGTTCGGGCTGGGATCCGCGTTCTGGAGCAACGACGAATCCGAGATCGCGCGCGCAGAGCGTGAGCTCGAGGCGGGCGCGGTGTTCGTCAACGGCATGACGATCTCATACGCCGAATTGCCGTTCGGCGGCATCAAGCGCTCCGGCTACGGTCGCGAACTGTCGGTCGAAGGCATCCGCGAGTTCTGCAATCTGAAGACCGTCTGGGTCGCCTGACCACACTCGAGGACGGATGCCTCCGCGGATCGCGTGCGGCATCCGTCCTTTGTTATCAGAGCGACAGGCCGTGACCGAAGCGGAACAGCGGGTCGGCGGTGTCGAAGGGAACGTCGGGGCGGGAGGCCTCGATCGCCGCCATGGATCTGGGCACATCGAAGGGGAGCTTGCCCGTCGCGTGCGCAGTCCCCGTGAGGACATCGAGCAACGGCCCGGCTTTGGCTCCCCAGTTCGCGGTGACGGCTGCGGCTGCCTCCACGATGGGCTGGAGGATCGCCGGACGGTCGAGGAAGACATCGACGACGGTGGGCACCACGGCCGCGACCTCCTGGACGTGCGCGACGACCTCCTGTGAGAACTCGAGCGATCCCGCATGGAAGAAGTTCTCGAACATGGAAGCACGCTGTTCGTACGGCGCCTGCAGGCGCAGGATCGCCGCATCCGCTTCTTCGGGCGTGTCCACGACCACGCCGACACGCGCGACCGCCTCGGGGGTGATGCCCTCGACGTAGAGCTTCAGGTCGTGTCGCAGCGGGAGGATCGGCACGGCTTCCTCGGCCCAGCTCGTGCGTACCAGGCGGTTGGACAGTACGGCAATCGACGCGCGCTGCGCGGCTTCACCTGCCGCACGGAACTCGGCCGCGCCGACGGTGGCGTCGGCCGCCTCCACGTCGACGTAGGGGTTCTCGAAGAGCCCTAGTTCGAACTTCTCGCGCAGCAGCCGGCGCGCCGAGACGTCCAGGCGGTCCTCGGTCACCTTGCCCTCGCGCACGAGTTCGACGAGCATCGACGGGTCCTGCTCGCCGCCGAACTGGTCGGCGCCGGCGTCGAGGATCTTCACCATGCGCTCGGCGGGCGTCAGGTGCTCGACCCCCCACGCGCGTGCGGCGAAGCTGTCGCCCATCACCGACTGGTCGGTGACGAGTCCCCAGTCGGTGCAGACGATCCCGTCGAATCCGAAGCGCTCGCGCAGAAGCCCGGTGAGCACGCTCTTGTTGAAGCCGAAGCCCACCTCTTCGTACTCGGTTCCGATCGGCATGCCGTAGTACGGCATGATCTGGCGTCCGCCGGCGGCGAAGATCGCCTCGAAGGGCTTCAGGTGCAGCTCGAACTGCCCGCCCGGGTACACCTGCTCACGGCCGTACTCGAAGTGCGGGTCTTCGCCGTCCTTCTGCGGGCCGCCGCCCGGGAAGTGCTTCGTCATCGTCGAGACCGAGCCCGGACCGAACGCCTCGCCCTGGAACCCGCGCACATAGGCGGCGCCGAGCTCGGCGGCGAGGTCTGGGTCTTCGCCGAACGTCTGCAGCTGGCGCGCCCAGCGCGATTCCGTCGCGAGGTCGACCTGCGGGTGCAGCGCCACGCGGATGCCGACAGCGGTGTACTCCTGGCGCGCGATGTCGGCGAAGCGCTGCACGAGTTCGGGGTCGCGCGTCGCGGCGAGGCCGAGCGGCTCGGGCCACTCCGAGAACGGACCGGCGAGGATCGCGGCGCCCGGGTTATCGCTGAACGAGTGGCGCGGATCGGTCGAGATCGAGACCGGGATGCCGAGACGAGTGGATGCCGCGACCTCCTGCAGTCTGTTGTGCCAGGCGGCGGTGTCGCTCGCTCGGGGCAGGACGCCCAGGAGGTTGAAGTGACTCATGTGGCGGGCCGCGACGTACTCGTGGTTGGACGCGATGCCGAAATCGGGGTCGCCGTCCGACAGTTCGCCGTTCTCTCCCATCGCGATCATCGTCTGGAAGAAGAGGCCGGCCTTCTCCTCCAGCGTCATCTCGCCCAGGAGCAGCTCGACGCGCTCGGCGACTGGCAGGCTCGCATCGAGCCACGGGCGGCTCTCGGGCGCAGCCGGCGCCGGGGCATCCGCTGTCACAATGTCCGTCATCACTTCACCCCCTTGATGCGGTAAACCAGCACAGCACCGGCGAGCGCCACCAGCGCGCCGAACAGGTACCAGGTGGCGTAGCCGCCCAGGGGGGTGGCGGCGCCGATCGCGATGATGCCTGGAGCGATCGCGGGCGCGATCGACTGCGGCAGGGCGTTGGCGATGTTGAGAACGCCGAGGTCTTTGGCGGTGTCGTCAGGATTCGGCAGGACCTGCGTCGCGAGGGCGAGGTCGACCGAGATGAACGACCCGGTGCCGAGGCCGATGATCGCCTGTGCCACGATGAGCGTCGTGACATCGGGGGCGAGAGCGAGCAGAACCAGGCCGACGACCATGATGACGCCGGCGATCGCGACGAAGGGCCGGCGTCTGCCGAGCTTGTCGGAGAGGATTCCGCCGATCGGCGCCGAGATCATCATCGCCCCCATCGAGGCGAGGTTGGCGATCAGGATCGTCGAGATGGCGGACTGCTCGTCCAGCCCGAACTTCGCCGTGAGGTAGAAGGGCAGGAATGTCGCGACGCCGGCGTAGCCGAACATCACGAAGAACTTGGTCAGCCACGTCCAGCCGAAGTCGGGGTGTCTGACGGGGTTGAACACGAACGAGCCGAAGAACTGACGTGCGGTGAACCGCTGGGTCGGCTTGTGCTCGAGGCGCCGGTCCTTCAGCACGAGCACGAAGAGCACGGCGAGCACGGTGGCGATCGCGGCCGGCACGATGAAGCGGGAGAAGTCGTCGGAGAGCAGCGTCACAAGGAAGCTGCCCGCAAGGATGCCGAGGGGCAGCGTGATTCCGATGACGCCGGACACCTTGCCGCGGCTCTGCTGCGGCACCTGGTCTGGCAGCGTCGCGTTCGCCGCCGCAAGCACGGCGTTCATGGATGCCTGCACGATGCACCACGAGACGAGTACGACCCAAAGCGACTCGGTGATGCCGATGAGCGCGAAACCACCGAGGCCGACGAGCGTGCCGCCGAGGATCCACGGGCGACGCATTCCCCATCGCGACGTGGTTCGGTCCGAGAGCCGTCCGGCCAGCGGATTGGCGAAGAGCGCGAACAAGGCACCGACGCCGAGTACGAGTCCGAGGTTCGCGGTCGCCTCGGCGGATGTGGCGGAGATGCGCTGGATCTTGAACGCCATCGACACCATGACCGGGGTGAGCAGTGCCAGGTAGACACCGAAGTTCACGGCGGCGAGGCCCGGGGTGTAGCCGCGCGGGGTTCGATCGGGCGTCGTGCCCGGAGCTTTGAAGCCTGTCGTTCCGGCGGCCGCGGCTGTCGCGGCGCGAGACATCTCTGTCATGGGAGTCCTTTCTCGGGCGACGCGCGTCGACGGCGAGCGGCGTCGAAGACGATCGTACCCAAAAACAGACCAGTTGGTAACTGAAAGTCAACCGAGTGGTAGCGGACTGGGGGTAGGCTGGCGACGTCCAACGAGCGGAGAGGCGGCCACGCCGATGGCGACGACCGAACGGGGGCCGACGCGCGCGGCGCGCATGCAGCGCACCCGCGAGGCGATCGTCGACGCCGCGCGCGAGGCATTCGTCACGCGCGGATATCGCGCCACCTCGCTTCGCGACGTCGCCGCTGCCGCGAGCATCAGCCACACCGGACTCCTCCGACACTTCGCGACGAAGGATGCGCTCCTCGGCGCTGTCGTGGATCAGTTCGAGCGCGCGAATGCCACGGCTCTCCGCGGGGTGCCGGGCCTGGACGAATCGGGCACCCTCGGCTATGCCGGGATCGCCCGGCGAAACCAGGAACAACCCGGGTACCTCGAGCTCTTTGCCGCCCTGACGGGCGAGGCATCCAACCCCCGTCATCCCGCACACCAGCTCATGCGCGACCGCTATGCGCGCGTGCGGCGCGAGGCGAGAGAAGACCTGGACGCCGCGATCGCACACGGCACCGTGGCGGCCGGCCGGGATGCCGCCGGCGAGGCAGTACGGATCATCGCGGCGTGGGACGGTCTGCAATTGCTTGCGCAGTACCTCCCCGAGCGTGTCGACATCCCCACCGCCCTCGTGGAGTACCTGAAGACGCTCGCCCTCCCCGTGGGCTGGCGCGTAGGCGGTAGGGCATCTGCGCCGCCCAGGCAGCCGGCCCGTGTCCCGACGTCGCCGGCGTTCGGTGCGGACGACGTCTCGCCCCAGGGCTATCGAGTGGGCCGTGAGCGGCGGGCCCTCATCATCGAGGCTGCCACGGCCCTCTTCGCCCGCGACGGCTACGGCGACACGAGCCTTCGCGAGATCGCCGAGCGTGTCGGCGTCTCGAAGTCGACGCTGCTGCACCACTTCGCATCCAAAGAGGAGCTGCTCAGCGACGTGCTGCATCACCGTGATCGACAGATCGAATCCCGCGACGACGGCGTGCGGGCGGACAGTGCAGCAGAGGTCGTTCGCGGGATCGCACGTCGGGCCGCCGTGAACTCGGAGGCGGCACCCGGTCTCATCGAGGTCTATGCCGTGCTGTCGTGCGAAGCGCTCCCGCGCGATCACGCGGCGCACAGCTACTTCGCGCAACGCTTCCGCAACGGACTCGACCATTTCGCAGCCCTGTTCCGCGCGGCGCACGAGGACGGGGATCTGCCCGCTCAGCGGGATCCTGAGTTTGAGGCGCTGTGGCTGACCGCTCTGTGGGACGGACTCCAGTACCAGTGGCTCTATGACCCGTCCGCCGTCGACGTGGCCGCGCAGCTGTCGGCCCACGTCGACGACGTGCTTCCGCGCCGGTGATCGCAGCCGCGTCTGCGGGACCGACATCCGACGGTCAGGACGCTTTGCCCTGCCCGGCCTCGTAACGCGCGCGCATCTCGTCATCGATGACGGGCCACTCGCTGTCTGCCGCACGCCCCAGCACCCAGTCGCGGGTCTCGTCGAGTCGCGTGCGCACCTCGCGCAGGTCGGCGGTGACATGCACGCCGTCTCGAACGACGAGTCGGCCGTCGACGTACACCCGGGTGAGGTTGCGCGCCGACGCCTGATA
This genomic window contains:
- a CDS encoding MFS transporter, translating into MTEMSRAATAAAAGTTGFKAPGTTPDRTPRGYTPGLAAVNFGVYLALLTPVMVSMAFKIQRISATSAEATANLGLVLGVGALFALFANPLAGRLSDRTTSRWGMRRPWILGGTLVGLGGFALIGITESLWVVLVSWCIVQASMNAVLAAANATLPDQVPQQSRGKVSGVIGITLPLGILAGSFLVTLLSDDFSRFIVPAAIATVLAVLFVLVLKDRRLEHKPTQRFTARQFFGSFVFNPVRHPDFGWTWLTKFFVMFGYAGVATFLPFYLTAKFGLDEQSAISTILIANLASMGAMMISAPIGGILSDKLGRRRPFVAIAGVIMVVGLVLLALAPDVTTLIVAQAIIGLGTGSFISVDLALATQVLPNPDDTAKDLGVLNIANALPQSIAPAIAPGIIAIGAATPLGGYATWYLFGALVALAGAVLVYRIKGVK
- a CDS encoding dihydrolipoamide acetyltransferase family protein — encoded protein: MADVIRMPEVLAGATEAAIQTWLVAEGSSVALNQGLAEIETDKAIVELTAEAAGTIGRLLVGEGANVSVGEPILVLLADGEGQDAIGPALAAAGVQAGDSAPAAPSPAPAEATAPAEATAVAEATAAEPATVVTDEPGPVEVEAEESPSRRLFASPLVRRLAADAGVALSDIRGSGPQGRIVRRDLERHLAQREAAEPARPQTAATPAPAPAPPPSETAPAPAASTPAASTSTIFEDVPLDRMRKAIARRLTESKSTVPHFYLVADCRVDGLLELRRTVNENAARKISVNDFVLKAVAGALVDVPAANAIWNGDSIRRFSSVDISVAVATEGGLTTPVLREVERLSLGEISATVAEMAGRAREGRLKQHELEGGSFSVSNLGMYGTSQFSAILNPPQSGILAVGAARPMPVVGADGELTVGQMMTVTLSADHRVLDGAVAAEWLAAFQRRIENPLTILI
- a CDS encoding GntR family transcriptional regulator; this encodes MRRARSMNTATHGATGAAIAASLRDEILAGTYAPGERIRQDELAGLHGASRLPVRDALRILEAEGLVNLVANTGAWVSKISMAECHEMYQMRERLEPLLLRLNVPRISSDEADDLDLLADSMESSTDVERFLRLDREFHLSCLQAVETSVLGATVLNLWNRTQHYRRAATRLFYIENDRSVHFDHHLIVNAIRLGDADEAEQVLSRHIRRSRLELSRHPEVFA
- a CDS encoding aldehyde dehydrogenase family protein; translated protein: MATIRSIDPSTGAELAVFDEDSEEFVEARLAAAAAAVPQLAALGWDGRARLMRAAADLIESEIEELAGVITAEMGKPIEQSRAEVAKSAYTMRFYAENAEEFLSGRELDDPAKVSASAARTRFEPFGVVLAVMPWNYPIWQVVRFAAPALMAGNAGVLKHASNVPQSAVYIGELFARAGFPQGAFSTLLIGSRRVEAVIRDPRVAAVTLTGSEGAGRAIGATAGDVLKKAVLELGGSDPFIVMPSAKLDDAVATAVKARTSNNGQACINAKRFIVHEDIYDDFARLFAERMAALVVGNPADPATQIGPLATESGREDIEVLVEDARDKGASILTGGRRGDREAGWFYEPTVIADITPEMRLYQEEAFGPVASLYKVSSLDDALQVANNSPFGLGSAFWSNDESEIARAERELEAGAVFVNGMTISYAELPFGGIKRSGYGRELSVEGIREFCNLKTVWVA
- a CDS encoding pyridoxamine 5'-phosphate oxidase family protein, with translation MTQTALPDAALAFLRKPNPAVMATVTAKGRPVSVATWYLIEDDGLLMLCMNADRARLKHLQNNGYVSLTVLAPDDFGTHLSIQGHVVSIKPDEGLADIDRLSRHFLGKDYPARENPLVTVHVEIERWFGWSGGRPFEY
- a CDS encoding thiamine pyrophosphate-dependent enzyme translates to MPKKKRLQTGVDWFELSTTKADWDAADPALLGTMLAQMHLIRAFEETVLELAGEGLVHGPAHSSIGQEGGAVGSIVGLRSTDGVNGSHRGHHQFLAKALTHVSGGTIDPNAPIDSATQEVLQRTLAEILGLAQGYCRGRGGSMHLQWFEAGALGTNAIVGGGAPLAAGNAWAQKHSGTTDLTINYLGDGAAQIGSVLESMNLAAAWKLPVSYFIENNLYAVSTRADEITADPRFSVRGQGFGIPSWRVDGMDPLAVYLATQEAADRMRSGEGPTVIEAEVYRFFHQNGPYPGSAFGYRSKDEEAAWRARDPLELVAARMGERGLIDDASIAELRARVQRAMTDAVAQLLEADPDNPGKRRIKPDLWPETSFVNVGVRGDGSELEGLPLLGEGGETRALKFVDAVAQVMDRRMELDERIVVMGEDVHRLNGGTNGATKGLFKRYGADRILGTPISENAFTGLAGGLALDGRFRPVVEFMYPDFMWVAADQVFNQIGKARHMFGGDNPVPLVLRTKVAMGSGYGSQHLMDPAGIFATNPGWRIVAASNATDYVGLMNAALALEDPVLVIEHVDLYGQADQVPAGDLDFIIPPGNAAVVRSGADLTVISYLSMVGHALEAIEQTRIDADLIDLRWLDRASIDWDTIGESIKKTNAVLIVEQGAQGTSYGAWLADEIQRRYFDWLDQPVARVTGQEASPSISRVLERAAIARTEEVVAGLEAVRAGFGG
- a CDS encoding VOC family protein, which encodes MSAQRGIPGIRGTDHIGFTVPNLDDAHTFLVDILGCEEVYRLGAKRSDDDDWMHSHLGVHPRTVISEIRFYRLGNGANFEVFLYQSADRQRTQPRNSDIGGYHIAFYVDDLDEAVQYLRDNDVEVMGEPTASKQSAEGQRWIYFRSPWGLQFELVSFPQGKAYENDAPRLLWHPAHPER
- a CDS encoding glycoside hydrolase family 3 N-terminal domain-containing protein; its protein translation is MTDIVTADAPAPAAPESRPWLDASLPVAERVELLLGEMTLEEKAGLFFQTMIAMGENGELSDGDPDFGIASNHEYVAARHMSHFNLLGVLPRASDTAAWHNRLQEVAASTRLGIPVSISTDPRHSFSDNPGAAILAGPFSEWPEPLGLAATRDPELVQRFADIARQEYTAVGIRVALHPQVDLATESRWARQLQTFGEDPDLAAELGAAYVRGFQGEAFGPGSVSTMTKHFPGGGPQKDGEDPHFEYGREQVYPGGQFELHLKPFEAIFAAGGRQIMPYYGMPIGTEYEEVGFGFNKSVLTGLLRERFGFDGIVCTDWGLVTDQSVMGDSFAARAWGVEHLTPAERMVKILDAGADQFGGEQDPSMLVELVREGKVTEDRLDVSARRLLREKFELGLFENPYVDVEAADATVGAAEFRAAGEAAQRASIAVLSNRLVRTSWAEEAVPILPLRHDLKLYVEGITPEAVARVGVVVDTPEEADAAILRLQAPYEQRASMFENFFHAGSLEFSQEVVAHVQEVAAVVPTVVDVFLDRPAILQPIVEAAAAVTANWGAKAGPLLDVLTGTAHATGKLPFDVPRSMAAIEASRPDVPFDTADPLFRFGHGLSL